In the genome of Halobacteriovorax sp. DA5, the window CATGGATTTTTTAAGTTTTTCTTGTATTGCGATTATAGAACGCAACTTGCTACATGTAACCCTTAATATTAGAAACTTTTTGTAAGTTGCTATTTAGTTTTTCGTTAACCATAATTATCATGATGCAAAAATTTAAAAAATTATTAGTATTACTTATATTCACGCAATTGTTTGTATCAGCATCTCTTGCTTCCTATATTCCTGAGGGCTACTTCGTTGGTCATGAGGATATGATTAGGAATTATCAGATAACTCAGGAATATTCTAAGGGTGATTTTGAGGCGTATATCATGGCCCAAAATCCTAGTGCTTCTGAGAAAGAAGCCACTCTCATTACAGATCGAGTCATTGAGGTCGCAGAGCTATTTGGGGTTGATGCAAAGCTATTTCTGGCATTGATCCGTATGGAGTCTAATTTTGTACGAGATGCTATTTCTCCAACAGGAGCAGTAGGGTTAACACAGTTTACATCCATTGGAGCGCAAGAAGTTTCCGATCAACTTGGTCAAAGAGGCCCTGATTACGCAAATCTACAAAATACACTTTATTTAAATAATACTCTTTCTGACGAAATTCCTGAATGGACACACTTGTGGCTTCGAGAGAGAACATGGGCAGAGCAGAAGCTCCTATTTTTACATGATCTTGATCTATCCCTAGTTTATGGCGCTATCCTTTTAAAGGTTTATTTGGCCAAGAATTACCAAGATGATCTCATGACAAATTATTATGAGGCGTTGGTTGATTACAATGGTGAGCCTGGAGAGAGAAAATTTTGGTATGCCCGCACAATCTTAAAGTTTTACGATGAAATCTAAACTTATTCGTGCTAAAAATTCTTTATGAAAAATATTCAAGTAATTAAAGCCGATATTACAACTTTAGATGTTGATGCCATTGTTAACGCAGCCAATAGTGAATTAAAAGCTGGTGGTGGAGTTGATGGTGCAATCCATGCAGCCTGTGGTCAGGAATTAGCTGATGAACTTAAGGAAGTGGGGGGTTGCCCTGTCGGAGAAGCAAGACTGACTAAGGCATATAATATCCCTGCTGAATTTATCATTCACGCCGTTGGCCCAAAATGGGAAGGTGGAGGAAATGGTGAATCTGATTTACTTGAGAAGTGCTATATCTACGCACTTTCACTTGCTCTAGAAAACGAATGTAAGTCTGTTGCCTTTCCATGTATCTCAACGGGAATCTTTGGCTATCCAAAAATTGAAGCTGCCATTACTGCAACTTCGGCCGTAAAAAGTTTTGATGCTATTGAAGAATTTGATGATGTAATCTTCTGCTGCTTCGACGATGAAAGCTACGAGATCTATAAAACAATTCTGTAGCCTCTACAAAAGAGTGATCTCTTAATAACACTTGAGTTTATTTACTCTTCTTCATTTTAGAATTTCTGTGAACGACTGATATGATACTTATCAAGAGGCACAATCATGAAGAAACGAAAAGTGTTCACTTATTTATTCCCACTATTGGCCATTGTTATTCTTGTGGCCTGTCTAGGTCGAGGCCACAATCTTAGAAAAATAAGAAGTGAGATGATTTCAGATCAATCTTTAAATGTAGGTACAAGGGCGCCGGCCAGTACATTTGTTGAAGGTGAGGAGGAAGTTGTTATTGGAAACTTCTTTGATATCACTCAAAAAAATTCTCTCGATGATACAGTCGGATTTATTCAAGAAGGGAATTGGTTTCAGGACACCCTAAAAGGATATCAGGGAAGTATAAGTCGCTACACCAATGATCCTGGCGCTAGGGCCATCTATGTCACAGATCTTTTGGGCGATTCGACCTATTGTATTTGGTACTACAGAGTGCCATCAATGAATGCTACAGATAATGCAATTATAGATATCTTTGATGGTGTTGAAGAAATTGGATTGGCCAACTTTAGTCTAAGACTTCAAAGTAGTGAAAAGGGACTTTATCCATTGGGTGAGTTCTCGTTTACTTCAGGACAGGAGAGTCGTGTGATTCTTTCAAAAGGTGCTGAGGATCCACTACTTCTAAGGGCCGATGAAGTAGTTTTCAAAAAGCTTGGTGATTATGAAGACTGTCAGGGAATAATTTATAAAGACCTCGATGAGAGTGCAACGATAATGTCCAAGGCTGTTGATCAGAAAACTTTTAAAGGAACAGATGGCTACCGTGAATACGGCGATTGGGTAAATAGTAAGCTTAAAGGTGCTGATGGAAATATTGTTCGAATGAGTGAAGATGAATATGCTTATTCAACTTATAACTTCATGCCTAGTAGAACAAATTATTGCTTACAAGTTTATCGACCTACGATTGTAGGGGCCCTATCAAATGTTAAAGTGAGTATCTTTCAAGAAGATGTGGAAATCTTTTCGACTTTTGTTAGTTATAATATGCAAAGTAGCAAGAGTGGTTGGGTAAACCTAGGAAAGCACGAGGTTGAGGCAGATAAAGTTGTTACGGTAATTTTTGAAAGAGACCCTCTCGACATCGGCTTATTACTAAGTGATGCCGTGAGGTTTATTCAATTATCTAAAGATCAAAGTTGTGATTAAACAAGTAAGTGGTAAGTAATAAAAGCACCACCATAAGCAAGAACTGTCATATACCCAAACATTAGGAAGACATGTCCCCAACCATCTGTTTCTCTTCGAACAATCCCAAGTGTTGAGATACATTGCATTGCAAAGGCAAAGAAGATTAGAAGAGACCAGGCCACGGCCGTATTAAATACTGGCTTATTTGTTTCTGGGTCAATCTCAGCTCTTAGTCTTTCTCTTAGAGTTGTTGATTCTTCATCGACATCACCTAGAGCATAAATTGTTCCAAGTGTTGATACGAATAGCTCACGTGCACCCATGGCAACAGTGATTCCAACTCCCATCTTCCAGTTGTATCCAAGTGGCTTAATAACTGGTTCAATTAATTTTCCAAATTGGCCAATAGTTGAGTACTCTAGAGAAATTGCAGCGGACTCTGCCTCTGACTTTCCAATAAGCAGTTCTTCAGCTGGTTTTGGGAAAGTCGAAAGAAACCAAATTACCATTGAAAGACCTAAGATGATTGTTCCGGCCTTCTTTAAAAATACTCTTCCTTTGAAGATCATCGCCTTAAAAGCGGGCTTAAGAGTAGGCATCTGATAAAGAGGTAATTCAATAATAAATGAAGTCGTACTTCCCTTATAAAGAGTTAGCCTAAAGATTTTTGCAATAATAAGTGCAACAATACTTCCTAGGAAATAAAGGAAGAAAAATGCTAAGGCTTGAGAATTGAAAATTCCAAATACAGTTTTTTCAGGAACAAAAGTTCCAATAAGAAGAATATAAACTGGCAGTCTTGCCGAGCATGTAATGAGTGGAATCGTCATTAATGTTGCAAGTCTTTCTTTTTTATCTGAAATCGTTCTTGTTGCCATAATCGCTGGAACAGAACAAGCAAACCCCGAAAGATATGGTAGGAACGCTTTTCCATTTAAGCCAAAATATGACATGGCCTTATCTGTAATGATTGAAGCACGTGAAATAT includes:
- a CDS encoding transglycosylase SLT domain-containing protein, which gives rise to MQKFKKLLVLLIFTQLFVSASLASYIPEGYFVGHEDMIRNYQITQEYSKGDFEAYIMAQNPSASEKEATLITDRVIEVAELFGVDAKLFLALIRMESNFVRDAISPTGAVGLTQFTSIGAQEVSDQLGQRGPDYANLQNTLYLNNTLSDEIPEWTHLWLRERTWAEQKLLFLHDLDLSLVYGAILLKVYLAKNYQDDLMTNYYEALVDYNGEPGERKFWYARTILKFYDEI
- a CDS encoding macro domain-containing protein produces the protein MKNIQVIKADITTLDVDAIVNAANSELKAGGGVDGAIHAACGQELADELKEVGGCPVGEARLTKAYNIPAEFIIHAVGPKWEGGGNGESDLLEKCYIYALSLALENECKSVAFPCISTGIFGYPKIEAAITATSAVKSFDAIEEFDDVIFCCFDDESYEIYKTIL